Genomic segment of Myxococcus stipitatus:
TCGAGCTGCTGAGGGGCGAGGGGGCTCGGGCCGTGGCGCCCGAGGACACCACGCCCCTGGTGGGACCCGCGAGCGTCTAGCTCTGCGTCACGCGCACCGTGGTGTTCATCTCCCGGCCGGTGGCCGGGTCCCGGGCGCGCATGGAGAGGATGCCTTCGACATTCACATCGAAGGTGATCTCCACCTGCACACCGCCCGCGCGCGCCTGCTGGATGCCGGAGAAGGTGAACTCACCCAGCATGTCGTTGCGCGCCACCAGCTCGTGGTCGCCCTGGAAGATGCGCATGGCCAGCTCGGTCTGGTTGTCCATGCTCGTCGTGGCCAGGAGCTGCTTGGCGTTGGGGATGGGCGCGTTGCGCGGGAAGACGACGTGGAAGGCGCCGCCCGCCTTCTCCAGGCCGATGGCCATGGGAATCACATCCAACAGCTGGATGCGCAGGTTGGTGTCGTCCTGGAGCGAGTGCGCGTAGAGCGCCGCGCCGATGGCGACGGCCTCGTCCGGGTGCACGCCCTTGCTCGGGGGCTTGCCGAAGAACTTCGTCAGCCGGTCCTGGACGATGGGCATGCGCGTCTGCCCGCCGACCAGCATCACCTCGTCCACGTCCTTGGTGGACAGGCCGGAGTCCACCAGCACGCGCGCCACCATCTGCAGTGTGCGGTCCACGAGGTGGTTGGTGAGCTGCTCCAGCATCTTCCGGGTGAACTTCATCTCGATGTTCAGTGGCTGGCCCTGGGACGTCATCGTGATGAAGGGGATGTTGAAGGGCACCTCGTCGCGCGCGGAGAGGTCGATCTTCGTGCGCTCGGCCAGGTCCTTGATGCGCTGCATCGCCACCGGGTCCGTGGCCAGGTCGATGCCCGTCTTGGCCGCGAAGTCCTTGAGGACGTGGTGGATGATGGCGTTGTCGAAGTCGATGCCGCCCAGGAACACGTCGCCGCCGGTGGACTTCACCTCGAAGACGCGGTCTCGAATCTCGATGATGGAGACGTCGAAGGTGCCGCCGCCCAGGTCGTAGATGACGACCTTCTCCTTCAGGCCCTTGCCCACGCCGTAGGCGAGCGCGGCCGCGGTGGGCTCGTTGATGATGCGCACGACCTCGAGGTCGATGAGCTTGCCCGCGTCCTTCACCGACTGGCGCTGCCGGTCATTGAAGTAGGCGGGGACCGTCACCACCGCGCGCTTGATGGGCGTCTTCAGGTAGTTGGAGGCGACCTCGCGAATCTTCCCGAGGATCTTCGCGCTCACTTCCTGGAGGGTGAACTCCTTCTTGCCCACGTCCAGGGTGACTTCGTTCTTCTTGCCGGGGCGCATGTTGTACGCCACGACCTTCTTCATCGTGTCCACGACGTCGCTGCCGAACGTCCGCCCCACCAGGCGCTTGGAGCCGTACACGGTGTTGCGCGGGTTGAGCTGCCACTGGCGCTTGGCCTCGTAGCCGATGAGCTCGTTCCCCTTGTCGTCGATCGCGAAGATGGAGGGGATGGTGTACTCACCGCCCTTGTAGGGGATGAGCTTGACGTTCCCGTTGTCTTCGACAATCGCCGCGCACGAGTTCGTCGTGCCGAGGTCGATGCCGATGATGGGCTCCTTGTGCATCGTGTTTGGACTCCGGGTGGGCACCGAAGAGAAGGCCTGGACCGTATCTCACCCCGGCCCCCCACGCGAGTATGCTTACACCCACGCCTCGTGAGCCTGGGACCGGGCCCGGACTAACCTTGGAACCCCGCACGATGCCGGGCGAAAAGTGCAACCCGGCTACTTTCTTCCCTGGAAGGCAGCCGGCGGCCCGAGCGCGTGGGCTGGCGGACATGCCGCCAAAGGGCCCTGGACTTCGGGGGGAGCGACGGAAATGGTTTGAGGGGGGCTCGGAGGGCTGCACCGGTCCGAGGCCATGGCTACATCGAACTGACCCGTACCCGTACGAGGAGAGCCACCGTGGACGCGAAGGGTTATCTGCAGGAAGTGGGCACGCAGGTGAACGCCGACTTCGTCAAGAACCGTTCGATCCTGTCCTTCGAGGAGTATCTGTCGCTCTTCCTCAATGACCCTCGGGCGCAGGCGCGCAACGCGGCCCAGTACCTGCGGGATGTGATGGATTATTTCGGCACCCAGACGGTGCCGCACCCGACGGGGACCATCCGGCGCTTCAAGGTCTTCGACGCGGAGGGCAGCGAGCGCGACGGCCGGGTGGCGGGGCAGGAGGAGGTACAGAACGCCATCTACCGCGTGCTGGGCAACTTCGTTCGTGCCGGCCGCATCAACAAGCTCATCCTCCTGCACGGCCCCAACGGCAGCGCCAAGTCGACGCTGGTCAACGCGCTCAAGGCGGGCATGGAGACGTATTCGCGGCAGCCGCAGGGCGCGCTGTACCGCATCGCCTGGGTGTTCCCGTCCGAGAAGCTCATCAAGGGCTCCATCGGCTTCGGCGAGCGCACGGATGGGAGCGGGGAGCTGACGACCTTCGCGCACCTGGATGCGGAGTCCATCGACCTGCGCATGCCGTGTGAGCTTCGCGACCATCCCCTGTTCGCCATGCCGCCCGGGGAGCGGCGCAAGGTGCTGGAGGCGGCGCTCAAGAAGAAGGGGCTGGGCAACGGGGACGGCGAGTCGGGGGACTTCATCCTCTCCGACTATGTGCGCGACGGAGAGCTGTGCTCCAAGTGCCGCCGCATCTACACGGCGCTGCTCAACTCGTACAACGGCGACTGGCTCAAGGTGATGCGCCACGTCCAGGTGGAGCGCTTCTACGTGTCGCGCCGCTACCAGGTGGCCACGGTGACGGTGGAGCCGCAGATGAGCGTGGACGCCGTCGTGCAGCAGATCACCGCGGACCGCACCCAGCTCAACGTGCCCGCGCCGCTGCACAGCACCGTGCTGTTCGAGCCCCACGGCCCGCTGGTGCACGCCAACCGCGGCCTCATCGAGTACGCGGACCTGCTCAAGCGGCCGCTCGAGGCCTTCAAGTACCTGCTGGGCTTCAGCGAGACGAGCGAAGTCCCCCTCGAGCCCTTCGTCCTCCAGCTCGACGAGGTGCTGATTGCCTCGTCCAACGAGAAGCACCTGGGGGCCTTCAAGGAGCTGCCGGACTTCGCGTCATTCAAGGGCCGCATCGAGCTGGTGCGCGTGCCGTACCTGCGGCGCTACCGCACCGAGCAGCAGATCTACGACGCGCAGGTGTCCCCGACGACGGTGGGCAAGCACGTGGCGCCGCACGCGACGGAAGTGGCCTCCATGTGGGCGGTGCTCACGCGGCTGAAGAAGCCCATCCCGGACCGCTACCCGGGCGACGTGAAGGAGCTCATCGACCATGTCACGCCGGTGGAGAAGCTCCATCTGTACGAAGAGGGCGCGCCCCCGGACCGGCTGAGCCTGGCGAACACCAAGGAGCTGCGGAAGCTGCGCGAGGAGCTGTTCACCGAGTCGGAGGCGTACCCCAACTACGAGGGGCGCGTGGGCGCGAGCGCGCGGGAGATCAAGACGGCGCTCTTCAACGCCGCGCAGAACCCCGACTACAAGTGCCTCAACGGACTGGCCGTGCTCGAGGAGCTGGAGGCCATCTGCAAGGACAAGAGCGTCTACGAGTACCTGCTCCAGGAGGTGATGGACGGCTACCACGACCACGAGGCCTTCGTGCGCGTGGCCGAGGCGGAGTACCTGGACCGCGTGGACACCGAGGTCCGCGAGTCCATGGGCCTGGTGTCGGAAGGGCAGTACCGGGAGCTCGTGGAGCGCTACATCCAAGGCGTCAGTCACTGGGTGCGTGGCGAGAAGATGCGCAACCGGGTGACAGGTGAAATGGAGAAGCCGGACGAGCAGCGGATGCAGGAGGTGGAGGCCATCGTCATGCCCAAGGGGGAGGACGCGGCGGAGTTCCGTCGAGGTCTCATCGCGTCCATCGGCGCGCACCGGCTGGACAACCCCGAAGCGACGATGGACTACCCGCGCATCTTCCCGGACATGTTCAAGCGCCTGAGGGACCACTACTTCGAGGAGCGCAAGCGGGTGCTGCGCAAGAACAAGGAGAACGTCCTCAAGTACCTCTCGGAGGACCGGGGCATGCTGACGCCTCGCGAGCAGGCACAGGTGCAGAGCACGCTCAAGACGATGGCGGAGCGGTATGGCTACTGCGAGCACTGCGCGAAGGACGCCATCCTGTTCCTGATGAAGAAGCGCTACGCCTGAGGCGTGGAGCGGGGCGGGCAGGCGGCCGGGCCCTGTCGGGTGCCTGCTTTCAAATCAGGGCACGGCCTGGGGAAGATGGGAGCTGAAAGCGAGTTCACGTTTCAGCGCCGTCCTTCATCCCGGAGAGTCGATGACCCGCTTCTTCCTGGGCGCCCCCGTCGCCCTGCTCGCGCTCGCGTCGTGCGCGGGCGCGCCGTCACCTGGCCGCGGCGCCTCGCCGCAGGTGTCTCCCGTGGTGGTGCCGGTGCTGGCGTCCGCTTCGTCCACCGCGTCCGCTCGGCTGTCTCGCAAGGAGCGCGTCCAGCGCATCCTCCCGCACAACGTCCGGTTGCAGGTGGTGGAGGGGGACTCGGTGCGGCGCAGCGCCTCTGGCGTCGTGGTGGGCTCCGAGCAGGGGCCCGAGGGCGTGGTGGCGTGGGTCGTCACCAACGCGCACGCGGTGGTGATGAGCGACGTGAAGGCCGCGGAGCTGCGCGTGCTGGTGGACCGCCGCTCGGAGGTGGAGACCCACGTGGGGCAGGTGGTGGCGGCGGGGAAGGTGCCGGAGCTGGACCTGGCGCTCGTGAAGGTGCCGGGGCTGGCGCTGCCCGCGGTGGAGCTGGCCGAGGAGGCGGAGCTGGAGCTGGGCGAGGACGTCGTCGTGGCCGCGTCGCCATTCGGGCGGGCCCTGTCGCTCTCCGGCGGCATGGTGTCCCAGGTGGAGTGGGACCGGGAGTCGCGCCGGCCGAAGTCGGTGAAGACGGACGCGCCCATCGGCTATGGCGCCTCGGGTGGGGGCGTGTACAGCCTGGAGTCGGGGCGGCTGCTCGCCATCGTGGAGGGCTATCGCACCGCGCAGGTGGACTTCGCCGTGCGTGAGGAAAGCTACAGCTTCGATGTGCCCATGCCCGGCGAGACGTTCGCGGCGCCCAGCACCAAGGTGCGCGATTTCCTTCACTCGAAGGGCTTCGGGCACCTCCTGAAGGACACCCTGTCGGGGGAGGGCGGTGTCGCTCACGCCGCGGGTCGCTGATCCGCCCATTTTGTCGACAGGGGCGCGCATCGCGTTACACCCTCCGGCGATCAGGAGGCACAGCGCATGTCCGGACGGGTTTCGTGGGATCAGTACTTCATGGACATCGCGAAGCAGGTGGCCACTCGCGCCACGTGTGATCGCAAGCACGTGGGCGCCGTCATCGTGCGCGGACGGACCATCCTGTCCACCGGGTACAACGGCTCCATCCGTGGGTTGCCCCACTGCGATGACGTGGGCCACATGATGGAGAACGGCCACTGCGTGGCCACGGTGCACGCGGAGGCCAACGCCATCATCCAGGCCGCCACCAACGGCGTGGCCATCGACGGGGCGACCATCTACACCACCGCGAGCCCGTGCTGGCCGTGCTTCAAGCTCATCGCCAACGCGGGCCTCGTGCGCATCGTGTTCGGCGAGTTCTACCGGGACCCGCGCATCTTCGAGGTGGCCTCCCAGCTCAAGCTGGAGCTGGTGGGGCTGGGCGACGCCGCGCGCCCCCCTGTGTCGTCGGCTGGCTGAAGCACCTCGGAAAACGTCGCCCGGAGAACACTCGGGAGTTGCCTCAAGTGGGCGACTCCACTCGGGAATTTGCCGGTTCCGGCAAGAATTACCGCCCCAGGGTTGACGTTGTGGAAAGCGCTCCCTAACTCTTGGCCGCGGTGGGGAGGCGGCGAGGGGCGGAGACGAAAAACCCGAGGAGTTTCCGTTGGTTAGCTCGACGGCTGTGTCCAGTAGCGTGGCGCGTGTCCAGGAGGCGACGGACCCCGTGGTGGGCGCGGCCCGCTACGGCGCGGTGCAAACGCTGATGGACAGCCTGCTGCACGACGTCCGCAACCCGCTCAACGCGATGGCCATCCACCTGGAGGTGCTGTCGGAGAAGTTGAAGGCGGAGACGGGGCAGGTGCCGCCGTCGCAGGAGAAGAACCTCAAGGCGCTGCGGGAGCAGATCCAGCGCGTGGACGGCATCCTCCGGCAGTTCACCGACTTCATCGTGGCGAAGGGTGGCAGCGCGGGCGAGGTGGACCTGTCGGACGCGACGACGCGGGCGCTGGCGGTGGTGGCGCACGAGGGGCGCAAGCGGCGGGTGACGGTGCAGGTGGCGGTGGAGGCGGGGGTGCTGGTCCGGCTGGCGGACACGTCCGAGCTGGGCTTCTTCGTCATCCAGGGCTTGCTGCGGGCGTTCCGGCGGGCGGAGGGCGGGGGCTCGGTGCGCGTGACGGTGCGCGCGGAGGGCCCTTCGGCGGTGTTGGAAGTGGACGACAGCGGCGGTGAGGCGGCGCCGGAGCTCGCCGATGCGGTGGCGGCGCTGGGGCTTCGCTGTGCGCAGTTGGGCGTCGAGCTTCACGTCCGCGGTGGTTGCTGCCGGCTGATTTTTCCTCGCGCTTGAGGGCTGTACCGGGCGGTGGGCTTCTCCTTCAGAGTCAGACTCACCCTCATTCGCGTCACGACGCAGTACCGGAGGTCTCCATCTTGGGTAGCGCACGAATCCTGGCCGTGGACGACGAACGCGACACGTGCGAGGCGCTGGCGGAAATGCTCAGCGCCTGGGGCCACAAGGTCGAGACGGCCTTCGACGGGCACGACGCCCTGCGCAAGGCCGGCGAGTTCCGTCCGGACGTCGTCCTGTCGGACCTGGCGATGCCGGAGACGGACGGGTTGTGGCTGTTGCGCAACCTGAAGGAGGAGCTGCCGGACTGTCCGGTGGTCTTCCTCACCGGCCGCGGCACCATCGACGCGGCGGTGGAGGCCATCCGCGAGGGCGCGTATGACTTCATCGTCAAGCCGCTGGACACCGCGCGCTTGAAGGTCTGCATCGACCGGGCGCTGGAGAAGAAGGAGACCCTGCGCGAGGTGCAGACGCTGCGCCGGAGGCTCAAGCAGTTAGGCTCGTCCGACCTCATCGCCCAGTCGGCGGGCATGCGCAAGGTCATCGAGCTGGTGGAGAAGGTGGCCCCGTCCAAGGCCAGCGTGTCCATCAGCGGCGAGTCCGGCACGGGCAAGGAGGTCGTCGCCCGCGCCGTGCACAACCTGTCCCTGCGCCGCGACAAGCCCTTCATCGCCATCAACTGCGCGTCCATCCCCGCGACGCTCATCGAGTCGGAGATCTTCGGCCATGAGCGCGGCGCCTTCACGGGCGCGGATCAGCGCCGCCCCGGCGTGTTCGAGCTGGCGCACGGCGGTACGCTGTTCCTGGACGAGCTGGGGGAGATTCCCATCGACCTGCAGGCCAAGCTGCTGCGCGTGCTGGAGGAGGGCCGGCTGCGCAGGCTGGGTGGCAAGGTGGAGATTGAAGTGGACGTGCGCGTGCTGTGCGCCACCAACCGCGACCTGAAGCAGGAGATCAAGAACGGGCGGTTCCGCGAGGACCTCTACTTCCGCCTCAACGTGTTCCAGATCCACCTGCCACCCCTGCGCGAGCGCCGCGAGGACGTGCCCATCCTGGTCCAGCACTTCGTGGACAAGTTCCGCGGGGACTCGGCCAAGCGCGTGTCCGGGGTGCACCCGGATGCGATGGAAGTGCTCAAGAATTACGACTGGCCTGGAAACATCCGTGAGCTGCGCAACGCGGTGGAGCGCGCGGTGATCCTCTGCGACGGGGAGCTGATCACCCGGGAGCACCTGCCGCCGGACATGGCGGGCAAGGGGCCGGAGCGGCACAACTTCAAGCTGCCGTATGGCTTGAGCCTGGACGCGGTGGAGCGTGAGTACATCCTGGGAAGCCTGCACCGCAATGGCAACAACAAGGCGCGGACGGCGGAGGTGCTCGGGGTGAGCGAGAAGACACTCTACAACAAGCTCAACCGCTACGCGGCCGAGGCGCGCAACCAGCCGGGCGGGCCCCGTGACAGCGGGCCGTTAGGGGGGCAGGGGAGCAATGCCCCGCTGAACCCCAGCAACCTGGATGCCCGGCCACCTGACAGGTAGGAATTCCTCCTCGGATTCCGCGCTGTTGGAGTGGCTCCAAGGGCCTGTCGCGGAGGCCGTGGTGGGAGGGGCCGAAAGGTGCCGACCCTCCGCCAAACCCCGCGTCAATTCTTGACTTTTGACCTCTGGACAAGGGATTCTGCGGTCGACTCCCACCCACAGGGAGGGCCCGGCCGTACAGGTCGACGCACCGGGCAACTCCGACGCCATCTTCTTGGGCAAGTTTGGAGTGTGCATCAAGGTGCCGCCGGGGGGGCACAAGGAAGGCCACAAGGCAATGAGCGACGCGCGAGTTCTTCACTTCTTCGGCGGCAAGGGCGGGGTTGGCAAGACCACGCTCGCGGCGGCGTACGCGTTGCGGTTGTCGGAGGAGGTCCCGAAGGAGCGGGTGCTGCTCGTCTCGCTGGACCCCGTGCGTTCCCTGTCGGACCTGGTGAAGAAGAAGCTCTCCGCGAAGCCCTCGAAGCTGGTGCCGGGCAAGGGCGAAGGTGGCGTCTGGGGCCTGGAGGTGGATCCGGCCGCGCTGCTCAAGCCGTTCCTGGCGCAGTACCTGCCCGCGCTGAAGAAGGCCGCCGCGAAGGGCACCCACTTCTCCGAGGAGGAGCTGGGCTCGCTGTACCAGCAGGCCGTCCCCGGGCTGGAGGAGCTGGTGGCGCTCTTCCACGTGGTGGAGCTGCTGGAGGGCAAGGAGAAGGAGTTCGACCGGATCATCGTGGACTGCTCGCCCACGAGCCACACGCTGCGGCTGTTTGATCTGCCGGCGGGGCTGCGCAAGTTCCTGGGGCTGGTGCGCGCGGGGGCCGACAAGCCCGCGACGACCTCCGGGAAGGGCAAGAAGGCGGAGGCCGCCGCGGCCGAGCCGGGGTTCCTGGAAGGGCTGGGGCAGAAGGCGGAGAAGCTGCTGGGGCTCTTGAAGGACCCCGCGCGCACGGCCTTCCACCTGGTGGCGCTGGCGGAGCCGGTCCCCGAGGCGCAGACGCGCATGCTCTTCACGCAGCTGCGCGAGCGCGGGCTGCCGGTGACGGAGATCGTCGTCAACCAGGTGGAGGACCGCGAGGGCTGTCCCGCGTGCCAGGGTCGCCGGGGGCTGCAGGCGCCTCACGTGCGCAAGTTCCAGGCGCTGGACAAGTCCGTGCCGGTCCACCTGCTGGGGCGCCGGGAGCTGGCGCCGCGCGGGCTGGATGGCCTGGCGGTATTCGCCAAGGCGTGGGCGGGTGGCAAGGAGACGAAGGCGCTGGAGTTCGCCGCGGCGGAGGGCCCTCCGGCCCTGGTCCGCGCGCCGTCCATGCCGCCCATCGCCGCGCCGCCGCTGCCTCCCACGCGGCTCATCTTCTTCGTCGGCCAGGGGGGCGTGGGCAAGAGCTCGTGCGCCGCCGCCGCCGCGGTGACGCTCACGGAGAAGGAGGGGCCGGTGCTCCTCATCTCCACGGACCCCGCGCACTCGCTGTCGGACGTGCTGCAGAGCCGGCTGACGGACACCGAGACGCAGGTGAAGGGCACCAAGGGCCTCTACGCGCGCGAGCTGGACATGGCGGGCTGGTTCAACGCCCTGCGCAAGCGGCTCAAGGAGAAGGCGGAGAAGGCCTTCGAGGGCGCGCCCAAGACGGGCAGCGAGGTCCCCGCGGATCTGCTCTACCTGCGCAACCTGCTGGAGTGCGCGCCGCCGGGCATCGACGAGCTGGCGGCCATGAGCGTGCTCACGGACGCGCTGGTGCAGGAGCGGTTCAAGCGCATCGTCGTGGACTCGTCGCCGGTGGTGAACTCCGTGCGCGTGGTGGAGCTGGCGGAGACGGCGAAGACGTGGCTGGGCGCGCTGCACACCGTGCTCAACAAGCACCGCGCCAAGGGCCTGGGTGACCTGGCGGACGACATCGCCGGGATGATCAAGCACGCGAAGCGCTTCGAGGAGGCGCTGGCGTCTCCGACGGAGGCGCGCTTCGTGGTCGTCACGCGCGGCGAGGACCTGGCCGCGGCCCGCACCGAGCGGGTGGTGGAGTACCTGAAGGACAAGAAGCTCCCGGTGGAGCGCGTGCTCGTCAACCGCGTGGGCCCCAAGTCCACCTGCGAGAAGTGCGAGAACCGCCGCAAGCTGGAGCTCAACGCGGCGAAGGCCATCGAGAAGAAGCTGGGCCTGCCCGTCACCATGGCCCCCGCGCTGGGCCGCCACCCGGCGGGTCTGCGGGAGCTGAAGGCGTTCCGGACGGCGTGGTACGCGCTGTCCCCGCCAGCCGCGAAGATCAAGGCGGCCTGAGGCCCTTCGGGTCTCAGGCGTCGCACTCCGGCTCGGAATCCGTGAAGGTTCCGAGCCCCGGGAAGGTGAGGGCGCCCGCGGTGGTCAGCGTCCCCTTCCGAGGCGGTTCGTCCATGAGCCGCAGCTCCACCTGACGCCCCTTCACGGTGTAGGTGCCGGGCAGCTCGCCGTGGTTCTCGTCTCCCTTCTCATCCACGAGGCGGGTCCAGAGGACCACCCGGCCTCCAGGCAGGAAGCGCAGGCTGTGCTTGCTGCCGTGGATGCCGACCGCGGGGCCGTACCAGGACACGGCGCGCAGCAGGGCGGGCACGTCGGCCTCGCGCTCGGGCTTGTGCCCCAGGAGGCGCTGCCAGCCCAGGGTGTCCCGGATGGCGTCCAGGTCCGCGTCCTCGCGCGCACGGGCCAGCCGCCGGGCGTCCAGCCGGACGGCCTGGGTGAGGTGCTCCAGGATGACGTCGCGGTGCGCGCTGTACTCACACAGCTTGCCCTGCTTGCGCAGGACGCCCAGGGTGGCGGCCAGGTTGTAGCGGGGCAGGGCGTAGGCGGGGTCGGCCTTCATGGCGCCCTGGAACTTCTCCAGGGCCTCCGGGTAGCGGCCGGCGCGGTAGAGGCGGAAGCCCTCGGTGTTGAGGGCCCGGGCGGAGGGCGCGGGCGGGGCGGCGGTCAGCACCAGGACGAGCAGCGGCAGGGCTTGGAGCATGGCGTTCCGTCGGGCTTGAGGTTGTCCACCACCATGACACGGTGCGGTGCGTAACTGCTTGCGCGTTGAAAGGTGGAGGACGCTGGTGCTAGTTCCGCGCCCATGGCGACCGGCATCAGTTACGCGCTCGACTTCGAGCGCCCGCTCATCGAGCTGGAGAAGAAGATCGATGAGCTCAAGGCGTTGTCCACGGGTGGTTCGGCGGACTTCACCTCGGAGATTTCCAAGCTCGAGAAGAAGGCGAAGAAGCTCCAGACGGAGATCTTCAGCGACCTGACGCGGTGGCAGGTGGTGCAGATGTCCCGCCACCCCTCGCGGCCCTACTTCCTGGACTACGTCCGCTTCCTGTTCACCGACTTCGTGGAGCTGTGCGGCGACCGGCACTTCGGCGAGGACCCGTCCATCGTCGGCGGCTTCGCGCGCTTCGACGGCAAGCCGGTGATGGTGATGGGCCACCAGAAGGGCCGCAACACCAAGGAGAACATGGCGCGCAACTTCGGCATGCCGCGCCCGGAGGGCTACCGCAAGGCGCGCCGGCTGATGGAGCTGGCGGAGCGCTTCGAGAAGCCCATCCTCACGTTCGTGGACACGCCGGGCGCCTATCCGGGCATCGGGGCGGAGGAGCGCGGACAGGCGGAGGCCATCGCGGTCAACCTGGAGGTGATGAGCGGGCTGCGCGTGCCCATCATCTCCACCGTGGTGGGCGAGGGTGGCTCGGGTGGCGCGTTGGCCATCGGCGTGGGCAACCGCGTGCTGATGCTCCAGAACAGCGTCTACTCCGTCATCTCGCCGGAGGGGTGCGCCTCCATCCTCTTCCGCGACGCCAGCAAGGCGGACAAGGCCGCGGATGCGATGAAGCTCACCGCGAGCGACCTGCTGCAGATGAAGATCGTCGACGAGGTGGTGGCCGAGCCTCCCGGCGGCGCGCACCGCGACCCGGCGAAGGCGGCCGAGTCCCTGGGCAAGGCGCTGCGCAAGCACCTGGGACAGCTCGCCGAGCTGTCGCCGGACGGGTTGGTCAAGGACCGCTACGCGAAGTTCCGCGCGCTTGGCGTGTTCTCCGGTCGCTGAAGGGGTCCTTCGTTTCCATCATGCGACCCCTCGTTCCCAACTACGTCGAGACGCTCAAGCCGTACGTGCCGGGCAAGCCCATCGAGGAGACCGAGCGCGAGTTCGGCCTGACGGGTGTCATCAAGCTCGCCTCCAACGAGAACCCCCTGGGGCCTTCTCCGCGCGCGCTGGAGGCCATGCGGCACGCGTCGTCCAACGTGCACCTGTATCCGGACGCCACGTCGTTCCACCTGGTGCGCCGGCTGGCGGCCTCGCTGGGCGTGCAGCCCCAGGAAGTGGTCCTGGGCAGCGGCTCCAACGAGCTCATCGAGTTGCTCATCCGCACGTTCACCACGCCGGAGGATGAAATCCTCCTGTGCAAGAACTCCTTCTCCGCGTACCGCATCTCCGCGCAGGCCCACGGGCGGCCCTTCGTCGAGGTGCCGATGCGCGCGGGCTACCAGTACGACCTGGAGGCCATGGCGCGCGCGGTGACGCCTCGCACGCGGCTGGTGTTCCTGGCCAACCCGGACAACCCCACGGGCAC
This window contains:
- a CDS encoding acetyl-CoA carboxylase carboxyltransferase subunit alpha, translated to MATGISYALDFERPLIELEKKIDELKALSTGGSADFTSEISKLEKKAKKLQTEIFSDLTRWQVVQMSRHPSRPYFLDYVRFLFTDFVELCGDRHFGEDPSIVGGFARFDGKPVMVMGHQKGRNTKENMARNFGMPRPEGYRKARRLMELAERFEKPILTFVDTPGAYPGIGAEERGQAEAIAVNLEVMSGLRVPIISTVVGEGGSGGALAIGVGNRVLMLQNSVYSVISPEGCASILFRDASKADKAADAMKLTASDLLQMKIVDEVVAEPPGGAHRDPAKAAESLGKALRKHLGQLAELSPDGLVKDRYAKFRALGVFSGR